One bacterium genomic window, TTTAACCCGGAAACCGTACAAACCCCTTTGTCAAGTACCCAATCGGGAGGCGTTAACTGCTCGGCTGCTCGGGCGTTGCTGAGCGCGATGGTGCTACTCACGAAGAGTAGCAAGAAAATTCCGTATCTTACTTTCATTGTGTCTCTCAATCATTGTATGCAAAATCGAATCGTTACCCTACTTAGTATTACGATGTTAGCCATGACATCGTATGCGCAGTTATTACCCAAGCTGGAAGGCGATCTCCGAGTATCCACTGAAAGTGGACCGAAACTTGTAGTTTGGGAGCGCGACGACATCGCCGATGTTTGTATAACGATTGTCGTACAATTCGATCCCTCGGATATCGCACGGTATGGCGTTCGGCTGCCGGTATTGATGGCGGCGTTATGGGAAGAAGCGATGCCTCGCACGATGGCGCTGGATGCCTTGGGTATAACTTTTCTGCAAGTCCGGGATAGTATCCTCTTGCAGTTACAGGAACAAGATAGCGTATCGCAACCCCTTCCGAAAAACACTAAGTTGTGGCTGGACTACCGCGCACGAGAACAGGTTCTCACGAACAAACTCCAAAACCAATATGTGAGTACTTTTCCAGAAATTGTACGTGATCCTGTGATGGTATTGCCCAATGCGATGTTACTCAGATATCGTATCCCTTCCTTGGCGATTGATAACTTCTTCTTTTATCTACGGGACAAAGCTACAACTCCAATATGGTTGTCCGAATGGGAGTGGAGGCGTCGGATCCAGCAAGGGTTTCCTGACGAAAAACGAGTTGCATCGGCAATGCAAGACCTATCGTATCCCGTACTTCCGATTTCGGAACCATTGCCGTCGATTACCGGCAGTGTCGCAGAGTATTGGGCGACACCACTGCAAAATGCCGAGTGGAGCGTTGCTATGGTTGGTAAGTTGTCGGCGGCGGAGACAATGTCGCTGGCAGCGTTGTATTGGTCATCTTGGGAACTGGCGGTTCCCCTGCCACCAGCGCAGCAATATTCAAATCCAATCGAGTTTCCGTTGACGAAGGAGTGGAGTAAAGTCACCTTACCGGTGGCAAATCGGGATGTCGTGCGTGCTTACTTGATCGGCGGCATCATGGGTACTCACCGTGAAAATTTAGCGCTGCTGTTAGGAGCTACCACAAGCGCAGTGGTACCGACCCAATCTCTAACCCCCTCGATTCCCGTTGAGGAGCGGCGGGCACGCTGGTCGCAACGATTGAAGAGTGATCTCGATTTGCCGGAAACGGCCGCTGACCGGCTTGCGATAATGCAGTTGCAGGAAGGGTGGGAGCGCTGGTTTGTCGTGGATGATCATTTGTCGGCATTCGCCGATACCCCCGAACAATCGTGGGTGAATGAGTTACTGCGAAAAGCGGAGCATGATCGATGAGAGTCGCTCCCAACTATCGAATGAGCATTCTTGTGCTTGTAAGCGGGATTATGATTCTTTCATCTCATGCACAAGAGAAGTCTATCTCATTTTCGGAAGGGATAACTGCCAACGGCGCACGACTTATTGTATTGTCGGATTCATTGCATTCGACAACAACGATTGTCTTCGCATTTCCCCGCCGCTATACCATCGGATTTGAGAAGCAGTGGCGGGATGTTGTTCAAAATTGGGTGAATGGTTCCCCGTACCGTCATGTGGAAATTCTCCCGACGCCTAACAAACCGTATCTCATGGTGCATAGCTCCCGTGCCGACGATTACAATGGATTAACAGCACTGCTCGATGTAATTCGTCAGGCAAACTGGGAACAGAAATTCCGAGTACCGCCTTCATCGGTTTGGCCGGATCCCGCTTGGTTTTTCGGTAAGTCTACGTTACGTGGATTTACTCCACACCCCTCGGAATTCGTGGTCGGTGTCGCGGGAATCGATCAGACATCGGCACTATGGAATTGGGCGGAAAATGCGCTCGATAAATGGGTAGGAAAAACCGGAATCACTCGAATGCCGCCGGTCGATACTGTAGGACATTTTTGGTTTAATCATACGCCCGGCGAGCGTACGGAAATCGTAATGTGGCAACCAGTACCCATTCCGTTTTCCAAGCCGGATGCGGTATTGCGTGATGCCGTGCTATCCCGGCAATTGGAGCGCCGGATGTTGCAAACATTGGAAGCGAATCGGGTTGCGTTTACTGATTTTGCCTTGGGGCTTTTTCCGGAAACATCGCCGCAGTGGATTTGGTGCGCGCTAAGTGGCAGTCCCAACGAAACGGAATCAATATTACGCGAATTGCCGTATGCTTGGCTCGACGTTGTGTCCGATACGACATTTCCGGTTGTGCGAAAAAAGGTCACGGAGAATCATCGCAGCCGAGATCAGAAATTGATGAACCGTTGCCTTGCAAAAATGTACGCAACTCCAACTCCGCCAAGCGATCCGGTAGAGTACCGCAAAGCGCTGCAAAACGCATTATTGCAAGATCGGTGGACGATTCTTGTCACCACCGATACCATGCGAGTCAACCTGCCCGAAATCTATCGCTATCATCCTTAATCTTGCTTTTTTCTATCGTGTAGGACAGACACTCTGGTCGGTCCAGTAGATTGTCCAAAAAGAAGGGGCATATGTCATACGCCCCTTTTCATCCGTGGCGCAGACAATCCTGTCTGCGCATGTTTACCTCAATATAATCATCACCCTACCGACGCACCGGGAGCGATATCGCCGCTCACAGTGACTAAAGCAAGTTTCCCTTCCGACTTGGCGGCAAGCAACATACCATACGAAAGATTCCCTTTCAATTTCGCCGGTTTGAGATTGGCGACGATTACGATGAGTTTTCCAAGCAACTCATCAGGCGAATAGTGTTCGGCAATTCCTGCAACGATTTGGCGCGGCTTTTCAACGCCATTCCCATCGTCCAGTTGTAACAACAAGAGCTTGGTTGCCCCTTCAATCTTCTCGGCGCGTAGCACTTTCGCAATCCGGAGTTCCACTTTCTTCACATCATCGATAGTGATGAGACCATCGGGCTCGGCAACGGGTTGTTCGACTTTTTTTGTCTCACTCTTCACTGTTGCTTTTTGAGCAACAATATCGACCTTCTCGCTCCCGAAAAGTTTGTCGAAATCAAGACGCATGAATAGTGGTCTCGATATTTCAACCGCCCCACCACCATTTATCGTGTAATCATACTCGTCTTCCGGTTTCTTCGATAGTCCGAGTAATGACCTTAGCTCCATCATTTTATCCGGCATGATTGGGAATAACCTGATCGAGGCGTTTGCAATATCTGTCAGGCATTGGAAGAGAATGCTTCCACCTTGACTTGGGTTCGTTTTGACTAAAGACCAAGTTTTGTTTGTGTCAAAACGTTGATTTGCGTCTCGGATTAAGTCAAGAGTAGTATCAAGATTAGAATTGATAGCACTAATGGTCTCAGGAAGCTCGATAACACTTGATATCTGTTCCATCTGAGAATTCTCTGGAATTCTCTTTACGAAATTTTGTTCGATCAATTTTACAACGCGTGACAATAGATTTCCGAAATCATTCGCTAACTCACCATTCACGATTGCTTTGATTCGCTCTTCGGTGAGTGTTGCATCTTGACCGAGAATCATTCCTCTCATTAAGAGATAACGGAAACGGTCGACACCGCCATTCTCAATGCCGCCGAATTTTTCGATGAGGTCAAGCGGTTTGATGACATTGCCAAGCGACTTTGACATTTTCTCGCCGCCGAGTAGCCACCAGCCGTGTGCAAAAATCTGTTTCGGTAACGGCAATCCCATGCCATGTAGGAGGGTCGGCCAATAGACGCAATGGGTGGTGAGAATATCTTTTCCGATGAGATGCAAATCGGCTGGGTGTTCTTTCCAAGCTTCGACGCCAACTTTATCGCCGATTTTCGCGCCGGTGACATAATTGAGCAACGCATCGACCCATACATAACAGACGTAATCGGAATCGAACGGCAGCTCGATCCCCCACGTCAACCGCGACTTCGGACGTGAGATACAGAGATCGTTCACCCCGCCTTTTTGATTCAAGAACCCGAGCACCTCATTCCGCCGGAAGTCCGGTTGAATGAAGGTCGGATTGTCTTCGATGTGTTTCTTGAGCCAATCGACATGCTCGCTCATCTTGAAGAAATAATTTTTCTCTTGGATCGCGATGATCTCGGCTTCGGGTTTCTCCGCGCGAATCTTTTCCGCTTGCAACTCGGTTACGAATATTTCATCGGAGACGTAATACAGCCCATCGTACTCTTTCGCGTAAATCTGTCCACTATCCCAAAGCTGTTGCAGCATCTGCTTTACCACGGCAACATGATCGTCGTCGGTCGTACGAATAAAACGGTCGTACTCAAATTGGAGAACATTCCATAATGCTTTGAAGCGCTCATTCATTTCATCGACGTGCGCTTGTGGGGAGATGCCGCGTTTCTTCGCCGACGTTTCCACTTTCAGACCATGCTCGTCGGTGCCAGTCAGAAAGCGGGTACTGTACCCGAGTAATGTGTGGTAACGCGTCAATACATCGGCAAGCAGCGTAGTGTACGCATGACCAATATGCGGTTCATCGTTGACGTAGTAAATCGGCGTTGTTACATAAAAGAATTTTGCTACTTTGTTTTCGTCATTCGACACAAGAACTTCTCCAATTCTCTCTTTTCGGTTTGGATAAATGGTTGATCCCTCTTTTAAAAGGA contains:
- the metG gene encoding methionine--tRNA ligase; protein product: MSNDENKVAKFFYVTTPIYYVNDEPHIGHAYTTLLADVLTRYHTLLGYSTRFLTGTDEHGLKVETSAKKRGISPQAHVDEMNERFKALWNVLQFEYDRFIRTTDDDHVAVVKQMLQQLWDSGQIYAKEYDGLYYVSDEIFVTELQAEKIRAEKPEAEIIAIQEKNYFFKMSEHVDWLKKHIEDNPTFIQPDFRRNEVLGFLNQKGGVNDLCISRPKSRLTWGIELPFDSDYVCYVWVDALLNYVTGAKIGDKVGVEAWKEHPADLHLIGKDILTTHCVYWPTLLHGMGLPLPKQIFAHGWWLLGGEKMSKSLGNVIKPLDLIEKFGGIENGGVDRFRYLLMRGMILGQDATLTEERIKAIVNGELANDFGNLLSRVVKLIEQNFVKRIPENSQMEQISSVIELPETISAINSNLDTTLDLIRDANQRFDTNKTWSLVKTNPSQGGSILFQCLTDIANASIRLFPIMPDKMMELRSLLGLSKKPEDEYDYTINGGGAVEISRPLFMRLDFDKLFGSEKVDIVAQKATVKSETKKVEQPVAEPDGLITIDDVKKVELRIAKVLRAEKIEGATKLLLLQLDDGNGVEKPRQIVAGIAEHYSPDELLGKLIVIVANLKPAKLKGNLSYGMLLAAKSEGKLALVTVSGDIAPGASVG